A DNA window from Centroberyx gerrardi isolate f3 chromosome 3, fCenGer3.hap1.cur.20231027, whole genome shotgun sequence contains the following coding sequences:
- the LOC144538493 gene encoding uncharacterized protein LOC144538493 gives MNTVVTKLDRTLVSVTLRQPWITSVAASKVQLSTLPPEPVIPSKKPFKVELVGGKRYSWCTCGHSKKQPFCDGSHKTKAPGLFPLRFVPEKDATVWLCGCKYTSNPPYCDGTHKQDFIVSAPLHEHTDS, from the exons ATGAACACGGTAGTGACTAAGTTAGATCGCACACTGGTTAGTGTAACTTTGAGACAGCCTTGGATAACATCTGTGGCAGCTTCAAAG GTCCAGCTCTCCACTCTTCCCCCTGAGCCTGTCATTCCCTCCAAGAAGCCTTTCAAAGTGGAGCTTGTTGGTGGGAAGCGTTACTCCTGGTGCACCTGTGGACACAGCAAGAAACAG CCTTTCTGTGACGGATCGCACAAGACCAAAGCCCCGGGTCTGTTCCCGCTCCGCTTCGTCCCGGAGAAAGACGCCACGGTTTGGTTGTGCGGTTGCAAGTACACCAGCAACCCGCCGTACTGCGACGGCACGCACAAGCAGGACTTCATCGTATCTGCACCGCTGCACGAACACACTGACTCTTGA
- the LOC139924869 gene encoding uncharacterized protein LOC139924869 isoform X1: MNAGLIVAVRKGCVETMRQRQPRLLPGSSWMVQRCLQSAQPAVAAWLPYRVKVSAGKRYAWCTCGHSKKQVEVEKVLYSSLPVYREDFPPYQHQKLIGPFCDGAHKTKAPSIAPLRFTPDRDRTVTLCACKQTGNAPYCDGTHFKVIFSDLVTSVKKMFK, from the exons ATGAATGCGGGCCTTATAGTCGCTGTGCGTAAAGGCTGCGTGGAAActatgagacagagacagcctCGACTTCTGCCCGGTTCCTCTTGGATG gtgcAGCGCTGCCTCCAGTCCGCTCAGCCAGCTGTTGCTGCCTGGCTGCCCTACAGGGTGAAGGTGTCTGCTGGGAAACGCTACGCCTGGTGCACCTGCGGACACAGCAAGAAACAG gtggaggtggagaaagttttgtattcatcacttcctgtataccgagaagatttcccgccatACCAACACCAGAAATTAATTGGG cCTTTCTGCGACGGAGCTCACAAGACAAAAGCACCGAGCATCGCTCCTCTGCGCTTCACCCCCGACAGAGACAGGACAGTCACGCTGTGCGCCTGTAAACAGACCGGCAATGCTCCGTACTGCGATGGCACGCATTTTAAAGTCATCTTCAGCGATTTAGTGACGTCAGTGAAGAAGATGTTTAAATGA
- the LOC139924869 gene encoding CDGSH iron-sulfur domain-containing protein 3, mitochondrial-like isoform X2 translates to MNAGLIVAVRKGCVETMRQRQPRLLPGSSWMVQRCLQSAQPAVAAWLPYRVKVSAGKRYAWCTCGHSKKQPFCDGAHKTKAPSIAPLRFTPDRDRTVTLCACKQTGNAPYCDGTHFKVIFSDLVTSVKKMFK, encoded by the exons ATGAATGCGGGCCTTATAGTCGCTGTGCGTAAAGGCTGCGTGGAAActatgagacagagacagcctCGACTTCTGCCCGGTTCCTCTTGGATG gtgcAGCGCTGCCTCCAGTCCGCTCAGCCAGCTGTTGCTGCCTGGCTGCCCTACAGGGTGAAGGTGTCTGCTGGGAAACGCTACGCCTGGTGCACCTGCGGACACAGCAAGAAACAG cCTTTCTGCGACGGAGCTCACAAGACAAAAGCACCGAGCATCGCTCCTCTGCGCTTCACCCCCGACAGAGACAGGACAGTCACGCTGTGCGCCTGTAAACAGACCGGCAATGCTCCGTACTGCGATGGCACGCATTTTAAAGTCATCTTCAGCGATTTAGTGACGTCAGTGAAGAAGATGTTTAAATGA
- the LOC139924857 gene encoding protein AF-17-like isoform X3 produces MEPIVLQYVPHERYIKTCYICEDHGRESKAACGACMTCNRQGCRQAFHVTCAQMAGLLCEEEGPEADNVKYCGYCKHHYSKMQKKLRSSENTGSSFGHSRGRSSSPSQDKHHHHRQRKSHKDKMRQKERHKKLSDSLGSSMTSSIDKLSSSHHSSKDGEGKPKKLSSHSLGHRSKKTGSTGKSCSSSSCSSSPFNTGGSLSSAQDFHQLSSSSRLERDHDRGGGDDHSGEDRKERHRRTVVQEDEEEEEDEKEEEKEGEEEEEEEDSKYHKPPALTPADGPLAASQGHDRSEGNGSPFETKVTISTFGSIMRITSSSGLGSSSKIRKISSSGEYKPSKSLCKPSHLTTPPILEEADLEDKATPPPLPRERRHRGNKKSRHGPGRPRGSKNRERREEEHHHHHHHTAPPPPALTSSLYTSPSSIPHPAFPSALPPTTTSSSSSSFSSSSAGSFSTSRGNSLLGSGIYSSLKDPLTLGGGVCSTPLSLGGGVCSTSLSLGGGMCSTPLSSGLLSSHVSTLSLPSVNAVSNTQVHPGSSTTYSLTSTQPFASCLSTAPTLPPLLSQAQTSLPESDLDDCRFPCQGNSPRESLSSQSPMSCLPLLFDQRDGLGPGVRARPENVPPASSHIELLLEKHGNGEMGVNIVEMLQSLHSLQQENQRLQDQILSLTAKKERLQLLNVELAVPFPPQIHSAQGSMHTSAQINFLSSVQDPLSTNKSPLSKSCFLNDTSFITSSEELHSGSPSRSSSSLSFQSTPPPQQSPASFGQPLLNGLSRGLSDGLGTISQAGGSALPVVGGLMASLAGSPQLSMNGVLGSLNGVIQSPVQNAPQPTLPALRPQPPPLNPQALAQGFQLPKSVSPSSLLSEQQKQLLLQQQQQLQQFLTSQNFTPEQQVMVYQMLQQQQRQRELQRLTLTGSLTSTPTSPMIAQSPNLLSSATASPLQGGQGNSLFGLQETALHKPGAAGEKGGDKNG; encoded by the exons ATGGAGCCGATTGTCCTGCAGTACGTCCCCCATGAGAGATACATCAag ACATGTTATATCTGTGAGGACCATGGGAGGGAGAGCAAGGCTGCCTGCGGAGCCTGCATGACCTGCAACAGACAAGGCTGCAGACAAGCTTTCCATGTCACCTG TGCTCAGATGGCTGGTTTGCTGTGTGAGGAGGAAGGCCCAGAAGCTGACAATGTGAAATACTGCGGCTACTGCAAGCACCATTACAGCAAGATG CAGAAGAAGTTGCGCTCCAGTGAGAATACAGGTAGTTCCTTCGGCCACTCCAGGGGGCGCTCCAGCTCTCCTTCGCAGGAcaaacaccaccaccacagaCAGAGGAAG AGTCATAAGGACAAGATGCGGCAAAAGGAGCGTCACAAGAAGTTGTCTGATAGCTTGGGCTCTTCAATGACCAGCAGTATAGACAAG CTCTCCTCCAGTCACCACAGCAGTAAGGATGGTGAAGGAAAGCCCAAGAAGCTGAGCTCTCACAGCCTTGGTCATCGCAGTAAGAAGACAGGAAGCACTGGCAagagctgctcctcctcctcctgctcctctagTCCGTTCAACACAG GTGGCTCCCTGTCTTCAGCTCAGGACTTCCACCAGTTATCTTCCTCCTCCCGCCTGGAGCGAGACCATGACCGAGGTGGCGGTGACGACCACAGCGGTGAGGACCGCAAGGAGCGTCACAGGAGGACAGTTGTccaggaggacgaggaggaggaggaggatgaaaaggaagaggagaaagagggggaggaggaagaggaggaagaggacagtAAATACCACAAGCCACCAGCGTTGACCCCTGCCGACGGCCCCCTCGCAGCGTCACAGGGTCACGACAGGTCGGAGGGCAACGGCAGCCCTTTCGAGACCAAGGTCACCATCTCCACCTTCGGATCCATCATGCGCATCACTTCCTCCTCAGGtctgggcagcagcagcaagatCCGTAAGATCTCCTCCTCAGGGGAGTACAAACCCTCCAAGTCCCTCTGTAAGCCCTCTCACTTGACCACTCCCCCTATCCTGGAGGAGGCGGACCTAGAGGACAAAGCCACGCCCCCACCGCTACCTCGAGAGAGGAGGCACCGCGGCAACAAGAAGAGCCGCCACGGCCCGGGGCGCCCGCGGGGGAGCAAGAAtcgggagaggagggaagaggaacaccaccaccaccaccatcacacagcgcctcctcctccagccttaACCTCCTCGCTCTACACCAGCCCATCTTCTATTCCCCACCCTGCTTTCCCCTCCGCCCTgcctcccaccaccacctcctcttcttcttcgtctttctcttcttcctctgccggCAGTTTTTCCACAAGTCGTGGCAACTCACTGCTCGGCTCTG gCATCTACTCCAGTCTCAAGGACCCTCTCACACTGGGCGGGGGTGTTTGCAGTACCCCTCTGTCCCTGGGCGGAGGGGTGTGTAGCACCTCCTTGTCCCTAGGAGGGGGCATGTGTAgtacccctctctcctcaggacTGCTTTCATCCCACGTCtccacactctctcttccttcagTCAACGCCGTCTCAAACACACAG GTCCACCCAGGTTCCAGTACTACCTATAGTCTGACTTCTACTCAGCCTTTCGCTAGCTGTCTCTCCACAGCCCCCACACTGCCACCACTACTGAGCCAAGCCCAGACCTCACTGCCAG AGTCCGACCTCGATGACTGTCGCTTCCCGTGTCAGGGGAACTCACCGAGAGAGAGCCTTTCCTCACA gtctcccatgagctgtcttcctcttctgtttGACCAGAGAGACGGGTTGGGTCCCGGCGTCAGAGCCCGTCCAGAGAACGTCCCTCCTGCCAGCTCCCACATTGAGCTCCTGCTGGAGAAACATGGCAACGGAGAGATGGGAGTCAACA ttGTGGAGATGCTCCAGTCGCTACACTCCCTGCAGCAGGAGAACCAGCGGCTCCAGGACCAGATCCTCAGCCTGACGGCCAAGAAGGAgcgactgcagctgctgaacGTGGAGCTGGCCGTGCCTTTCCCTCCACAAATCCACTCCGCCCAGGGATCCATGCACACTTCTGCCCAGATCAACTTCCTCTCATCCGTCCAAG ACCCCCTAAGCACCAATAAGAGCCCCCTGTCCAAAAGCTGCTTCCTGAATGACACCTCCTTCATTACCTCCTCTGAG GAGCTCCACTCCGGCAGTCCGTCCCGCAgtagctcctccctctccttccagaGCACTCCACCTCCTCAACAGAGCCCCGCCTCCTTCGGCCAGCCGCTGCTGAACGGACTGAGTCGTGGTTTGAGTGACGGGTTGGGGACTATCAGTCAGGCTGGCGGCTCCGCCCTGCCTGTGGTGGGCGGGCTCATGGCTTCCCTCGCAGGAAGTCCTCAGCTGAGCATGAACGGTGTGCTGGGCAGTCTGAACGGGGTGATCCAGTCGCCCGTGCAGAACGCCCCCCAGCCCACGCTCCCCGCCCTGCGGCCCCAGCCTCCGCCTCTCAACCCACAAGCACTGGCACAGGGTTTTCAGCTACCTAAGAGTGTGAGCCC GTCGTCTCTCCTGTCggagcagcagaagcagcttcttctccagcagcagcagcagctccagcagttCCTCACCTCACAGAACTTCACTCCT GAGCAGCAGGTGATGGTGTACCagatgctgcagcagcagcagagacaaagGGAGCTGCAGCGCCTCACGCTGACAGGATCGCTCACCTCCACCCCGACCTCACCCATGATCGCCCAGTCACCCAACCTGCTGTCCTCAGCTACAGCCTCACCCCTGCAGGGCGGCCAAGGAAACAGCCTCTTTGGCCTGCAGGAGACTGCACTTCACAAGCCTGGG gctgcaggagagaaggGTGGAGACAAGAACGGCTAA
- the LOC139924857 gene encoding protein AF-17-like isoform X2, translating into MREMVGGCCVCSDERGWAENPLVYCDGHGCSVAVHQACYGIVQVPTGPWFCRKCESQERAARVRCELCPHKDGALKRTDSGGWAHVVCALYIPEVQFANVLTMEPIVLQYVPHERYIKTCYICEDHGRESKAACGACMTCNRQGCRQAFHVTCAQMAGLLCEEEGPEADNVKYCGYCKHHYSKMKKLRSSENTGSSFGHSRGRSSSPSQDKHHHHRQRKSHKDKMRQKERHKKLSDSLGSSMTSSIDKLSSSHHSSKDGEGKPKKLSSHSLGHRSKKTGSTGKSCSSSSCSSSPFNTGGSLSSAQDFHQLSSSSRLERDHDRGGGDDHSGEDRKERHRRTVVQEDEEEEEDEKEEEKEGEEEEEEEDSKYHKPPALTPADGPLAASQGHDRSEGNGSPFETKVTISTFGSIMRITSSSGLGSSSKIRKISSSGEYKPSKSLCKPSHLTTPPILEEADLEDKATPPPLPRERRHRGNKKSRHGPGRPRGSKNRERREEEHHHHHHHTAPPPPALTSSLYTSPSSIPHPAFPSALPPTTTSSSSSSFSSSSAGSFSTSRGNSLLGSGIYSSLKDPLTLGGGVCSTPLSLGGGVCSTSLSLGGGMCSTPLSSGLLSSHVSTLSLPSVNAVSNTQVHPGSSTTYSLTSTQPFASCLSTAPTLPPLLSQAQTSLPESDLDDCRFPCQGNSPRESLSSQSPMSCLPLLFDQRDGLGPGVRARPENVPPASSHIELLLEKHGNGEMGVNIVEMLQSLHSLQQENQRLQDQILSLTAKKERLQLLNVELAVPFPPQIHSAQGSMHTSAQINFLSSVQDPLSTNKSPLSKSCFLNDTSFITSSEELHSGSPSRSSSSLSFQSTPPPQQSPASFGQPLLNGLSRGLSDGLGTISQAGGSALPVVGGLMASLAGSPQLSMNGVLGSLNGVIQSPVQNAPQPTLPALRPQPPPLNPQALAQGFQLPKSVSPSSLLSEQQKQLLLQQQQQLQQFLTSQNFTPEQQVMVYQMLQQQQRQRELQRLTLTGSLTSTPTSPMIAQSPNLLSSATASPLQGGQGNSLFGLQETALHKPGAAGEKGGDKNG; encoded by the exons ATGCGGGAAATGGTCGGAGGTTGCTGCGTGTGTTCAGACGAGCGAGGCTGGGCTGAGAACCCGCTGGTCTACTGTGATGGACACGGCTGCAGCGTCGCCGTGCACCAAG catGCTACGGCATCGTCCAGGTGCCCACTGGGCCGTGGTTCTGTCGGAAGTGTGAGTCACAGGAGCGGGCGGCGCGCGTG AGATGTGAGCTGTGCCCCCACAAAGATGGCGCCCTCAAGAGGACAGACAGTGGAG GCTGGGCCCACGTTGTGTGCGCGCTCTACATCCCTGAGGTGCAGTTCGCCAACGTCCTCACCATGGAGCCGATTGTCCTGCAGTACGTCCCCCATGAGAGATACATCAag ACATGTTATATCTGTGAGGACCATGGGAGGGAGAGCAAGGCTGCCTGCGGAGCCTGCATGACCTGCAACAGACAAGGCTGCAGACAAGCTTTCCATGTCACCTG TGCTCAGATGGCTGGTTTGCTGTGTGAGGAGGAAGGCCCAGAAGCTGACAATGTGAAATACTGCGGCTACTGCAAGCACCATTACAGCAAGATG AAGAAGTTGCGCTCCAGTGAGAATACAGGTAGTTCCTTCGGCCACTCCAGGGGGCGCTCCAGCTCTCCTTCGCAGGAcaaacaccaccaccacagaCAGAGGAAG AGTCATAAGGACAAGATGCGGCAAAAGGAGCGTCACAAGAAGTTGTCTGATAGCTTGGGCTCTTCAATGACCAGCAGTATAGACAAG CTCTCCTCCAGTCACCACAGCAGTAAGGATGGTGAAGGAAAGCCCAAGAAGCTGAGCTCTCACAGCCTTGGTCATCGCAGTAAGAAGACAGGAAGCACTGGCAagagctgctcctcctcctcctgctcctctagTCCGTTCAACACAG GTGGCTCCCTGTCTTCAGCTCAGGACTTCCACCAGTTATCTTCCTCCTCCCGCCTGGAGCGAGACCATGACCGAGGTGGCGGTGACGACCACAGCGGTGAGGACCGCAAGGAGCGTCACAGGAGGACAGTTGTccaggaggacgaggaggaggaggaggatgaaaaggaagaggagaaagagggggaggaggaagaggaggaagaggacagtAAATACCACAAGCCACCAGCGTTGACCCCTGCCGACGGCCCCCTCGCAGCGTCACAGGGTCACGACAGGTCGGAGGGCAACGGCAGCCCTTTCGAGACCAAGGTCACCATCTCCACCTTCGGATCCATCATGCGCATCACTTCCTCCTCAGGtctgggcagcagcagcaagatCCGTAAGATCTCCTCCTCAGGGGAGTACAAACCCTCCAAGTCCCTCTGTAAGCCCTCTCACTTGACCACTCCCCCTATCCTGGAGGAGGCGGACCTAGAGGACAAAGCCACGCCCCCACCGCTACCTCGAGAGAGGAGGCACCGCGGCAACAAGAAGAGCCGCCACGGCCCGGGGCGCCCGCGGGGGAGCAAGAAtcgggagaggagggaagaggaacaccaccaccaccaccatcacacagcgcctcctcctccagccttaACCTCCTCGCTCTACACCAGCCCATCTTCTATTCCCCACCCTGCTTTCCCCTCCGCCCTgcctcccaccaccacctcctcttcttcttcgtctttctcttcttcctctgccggCAGTTTTTCCACAAGTCGTGGCAACTCACTGCTCGGCTCTG gCATCTACTCCAGTCTCAAGGACCCTCTCACACTGGGCGGGGGTGTTTGCAGTACCCCTCTGTCCCTGGGCGGAGGGGTGTGTAGCACCTCCTTGTCCCTAGGAGGGGGCATGTGTAgtacccctctctcctcaggacTGCTTTCATCCCACGTCtccacactctctcttccttcagTCAACGCCGTCTCAAACACACAG GTCCACCCAGGTTCCAGTACTACCTATAGTCTGACTTCTACTCAGCCTTTCGCTAGCTGTCTCTCCACAGCCCCCACACTGCCACCACTACTGAGCCAAGCCCAGACCTCACTGCCAG AGTCCGACCTCGATGACTGTCGCTTCCCGTGTCAGGGGAACTCACCGAGAGAGAGCCTTTCCTCACA gtctcccatgagctgtcttcctcttctgtttGACCAGAGAGACGGGTTGGGTCCCGGCGTCAGAGCCCGTCCAGAGAACGTCCCTCCTGCCAGCTCCCACATTGAGCTCCTGCTGGAGAAACATGGCAACGGAGAGATGGGAGTCAACA ttGTGGAGATGCTCCAGTCGCTACACTCCCTGCAGCAGGAGAACCAGCGGCTCCAGGACCAGATCCTCAGCCTGACGGCCAAGAAGGAgcgactgcagctgctgaacGTGGAGCTGGCCGTGCCTTTCCCTCCACAAATCCACTCCGCCCAGGGATCCATGCACACTTCTGCCCAGATCAACTTCCTCTCATCCGTCCAAG ACCCCCTAAGCACCAATAAGAGCCCCCTGTCCAAAAGCTGCTTCCTGAATGACACCTCCTTCATTACCTCCTCTGAG GAGCTCCACTCCGGCAGTCCGTCCCGCAgtagctcctccctctccttccagaGCACTCCACCTCCTCAACAGAGCCCCGCCTCCTTCGGCCAGCCGCTGCTGAACGGACTGAGTCGTGGTTTGAGTGACGGGTTGGGGACTATCAGTCAGGCTGGCGGCTCCGCCCTGCCTGTGGTGGGCGGGCTCATGGCTTCCCTCGCAGGAAGTCCTCAGCTGAGCATGAACGGTGTGCTGGGCAGTCTGAACGGGGTGATCCAGTCGCCCGTGCAGAACGCCCCCCAGCCCACGCTCCCCGCCCTGCGGCCCCAGCCTCCGCCTCTCAACCCACAAGCACTGGCACAGGGTTTTCAGCTACCTAAGAGTGTGAGCCC GTCGTCTCTCCTGTCggagcagcagaagcagcttcttctccagcagcagcagcagctccagcagttCCTCACCTCACAGAACTTCACTCCT GAGCAGCAGGTGATGGTGTACCagatgctgcagcagcagcagagacaaagGGAGCTGCAGCGCCTCACGCTGACAGGATCGCTCACCTCCACCCCGACCTCACCCATGATCGCCCAGTCACCCAACCTGCTGTCCTCAGCTACAGCCTCACCCCTGCAGGGCGGCCAAGGAAACAGCCTCTTTGGCCTGCAGGAGACTGCACTTCACAAGCCTGGG gctgcaggagagaaggGTGGAGACAAGAACGGCTAA
- the LOC139924857 gene encoding protein AF-17-like isoform X1 codes for MREMVGGCCVCSDERGWAENPLVYCDGHGCSVAVHQACYGIVQVPTGPWFCRKCESQERAARVRCELCPHKDGALKRTDSGGWAHVVCALYIPEVQFANVLTMEPIVLQYVPHERYIKTCYICEDHGRESKAACGACMTCNRQGCRQAFHVTCAQMAGLLCEEEGPEADNVKYCGYCKHHYSKMQKKLRSSENTGSSFGHSRGRSSSPSQDKHHHHRQRKSHKDKMRQKERHKKLSDSLGSSMTSSIDKLSSSHHSSKDGEGKPKKLSSHSLGHRSKKTGSTGKSCSSSSCSSSPFNTGGSLSSAQDFHQLSSSSRLERDHDRGGGDDHSGEDRKERHRRTVVQEDEEEEEDEKEEEKEGEEEEEEEDSKYHKPPALTPADGPLAASQGHDRSEGNGSPFETKVTISTFGSIMRITSSSGLGSSSKIRKISSSGEYKPSKSLCKPSHLTTPPILEEADLEDKATPPPLPRERRHRGNKKSRHGPGRPRGSKNRERREEEHHHHHHHTAPPPPALTSSLYTSPSSIPHPAFPSALPPTTTSSSSSSFSSSSAGSFSTSRGNSLLGSGIYSSLKDPLTLGGGVCSTPLSLGGGVCSTSLSLGGGMCSTPLSSGLLSSHVSTLSLPSVNAVSNTQVHPGSSTTYSLTSTQPFASCLSTAPTLPPLLSQAQTSLPESDLDDCRFPCQGNSPRESLSSQSPMSCLPLLFDQRDGLGPGVRARPENVPPASSHIELLLEKHGNGEMGVNIVEMLQSLHSLQQENQRLQDQILSLTAKKERLQLLNVELAVPFPPQIHSAQGSMHTSAQINFLSSVQDPLSTNKSPLSKSCFLNDTSFITSSEELHSGSPSRSSSSLSFQSTPPPQQSPASFGQPLLNGLSRGLSDGLGTISQAGGSALPVVGGLMASLAGSPQLSMNGVLGSLNGVIQSPVQNAPQPTLPALRPQPPPLNPQALAQGFQLPKSVSPSSLLSEQQKQLLLQQQQQLQQFLTSQNFTPEQQVMVYQMLQQQQRQRELQRLTLTGSLTSTPTSPMIAQSPNLLSSATASPLQGGQGNSLFGLQETALHKPGAAGEKGGDKNG; via the exons ATGCGGGAAATGGTCGGAGGTTGCTGCGTGTGTTCAGACGAGCGAGGCTGGGCTGAGAACCCGCTGGTCTACTGTGATGGACACGGCTGCAGCGTCGCCGTGCACCAAG catGCTACGGCATCGTCCAGGTGCCCACTGGGCCGTGGTTCTGTCGGAAGTGTGAGTCACAGGAGCGGGCGGCGCGCGTG AGATGTGAGCTGTGCCCCCACAAAGATGGCGCCCTCAAGAGGACAGACAGTGGAG GCTGGGCCCACGTTGTGTGCGCGCTCTACATCCCTGAGGTGCAGTTCGCCAACGTCCTCACCATGGAGCCGATTGTCCTGCAGTACGTCCCCCATGAGAGATACATCAag ACATGTTATATCTGTGAGGACCATGGGAGGGAGAGCAAGGCTGCCTGCGGAGCCTGCATGACCTGCAACAGACAAGGCTGCAGACAAGCTTTCCATGTCACCTG TGCTCAGATGGCTGGTTTGCTGTGTGAGGAGGAAGGCCCAGAAGCTGACAATGTGAAATACTGCGGCTACTGCAAGCACCATTACAGCAAGATG CAGAAGAAGTTGCGCTCCAGTGAGAATACAGGTAGTTCCTTCGGCCACTCCAGGGGGCGCTCCAGCTCTCCTTCGCAGGAcaaacaccaccaccacagaCAGAGGAAG AGTCATAAGGACAAGATGCGGCAAAAGGAGCGTCACAAGAAGTTGTCTGATAGCTTGGGCTCTTCAATGACCAGCAGTATAGACAAG CTCTCCTCCAGTCACCACAGCAGTAAGGATGGTGAAGGAAAGCCCAAGAAGCTGAGCTCTCACAGCCTTGGTCATCGCAGTAAGAAGACAGGAAGCACTGGCAagagctgctcctcctcctcctgctcctctagTCCGTTCAACACAG GTGGCTCCCTGTCTTCAGCTCAGGACTTCCACCAGTTATCTTCCTCCTCCCGCCTGGAGCGAGACCATGACCGAGGTGGCGGTGACGACCACAGCGGTGAGGACCGCAAGGAGCGTCACAGGAGGACAGTTGTccaggaggacgaggaggaggaggaggatgaaaaggaagaggagaaagagggggaggaggaagaggaggaagaggacagtAAATACCACAAGCCACCAGCGTTGACCCCTGCCGACGGCCCCCTCGCAGCGTCACAGGGTCACGACAGGTCGGAGGGCAACGGCAGCCCTTTCGAGACCAAGGTCACCATCTCCACCTTCGGATCCATCATGCGCATCACTTCCTCCTCAGGtctgggcagcagcagcaagatCCGTAAGATCTCCTCCTCAGGGGAGTACAAACCCTCCAAGTCCCTCTGTAAGCCCTCTCACTTGACCACTCCCCCTATCCTGGAGGAGGCGGACCTAGAGGACAAAGCCACGCCCCCACCGCTACCTCGAGAGAGGAGGCACCGCGGCAACAAGAAGAGCCGCCACGGCCCGGGGCGCCCGCGGGGGAGCAAGAAtcgggagaggagggaagaggaacaccaccaccaccaccatcacacagcgcctcctcctccagccttaACCTCCTCGCTCTACACCAGCCCATCTTCTATTCCCCACCCTGCTTTCCCCTCCGCCCTgcctcccaccaccacctcctcttcttcttcgtctttctcttcttcctctgccggCAGTTTTTCCACAAGTCGTGGCAACTCACTGCTCGGCTCTG gCATCTACTCCAGTCTCAAGGACCCTCTCACACTGGGCGGGGGTGTTTGCAGTACCCCTCTGTCCCTGGGCGGAGGGGTGTGTAGCACCTCCTTGTCCCTAGGAGGGGGCATGTGTAgtacccctctctcctcaggacTGCTTTCATCCCACGTCtccacactctctcttccttcagTCAACGCCGTCTCAAACACACAG GTCCACCCAGGTTCCAGTACTACCTATAGTCTGACTTCTACTCAGCCTTTCGCTAGCTGTCTCTCCACAGCCCCCACACTGCCACCACTACTGAGCCAAGCCCAGACCTCACTGCCAG AGTCCGACCTCGATGACTGTCGCTTCCCGTGTCAGGGGAACTCACCGAGAGAGAGCCTTTCCTCACA gtctcccatgagctgtcttcctcttctgtttGACCAGAGAGACGGGTTGGGTCCCGGCGTCAGAGCCCGTCCAGAGAACGTCCCTCCTGCCAGCTCCCACATTGAGCTCCTGCTGGAGAAACATGGCAACGGAGAGATGGGAGTCAACA ttGTGGAGATGCTCCAGTCGCTACACTCCCTGCAGCAGGAGAACCAGCGGCTCCAGGACCAGATCCTCAGCCTGACGGCCAAGAAGGAgcgactgcagctgctgaacGTGGAGCTGGCCGTGCCTTTCCCTCCACAAATCCACTCCGCCCAGGGATCCATGCACACTTCTGCCCAGATCAACTTCCTCTCATCCGTCCAAG ACCCCCTAAGCACCAATAAGAGCCCCCTGTCCAAAAGCTGCTTCCTGAATGACACCTCCTTCATTACCTCCTCTGAG GAGCTCCACTCCGGCAGTCCGTCCCGCAgtagctcctccctctccttccagaGCACTCCACCTCCTCAACAGAGCCCCGCCTCCTTCGGCCAGCCGCTGCTGAACGGACTGAGTCGTGGTTTGAGTGACGGGTTGGGGACTATCAGTCAGGCTGGCGGCTCCGCCCTGCCTGTGGTGGGCGGGCTCATGGCTTCCCTCGCAGGAAGTCCTCAGCTGAGCATGAACGGTGTGCTGGGCAGTCTGAACGGGGTGATCCAGTCGCCCGTGCAGAACGCCCCCCAGCCCACGCTCCCCGCCCTGCGGCCCCAGCCTCCGCCTCTCAACCCACAAGCACTGGCACAGGGTTTTCAGCTACCTAAGAGTGTGAGCCC GTCGTCTCTCCTGTCggagcagcagaagcagcttcttctccagcagcagcagcagctccagcagttCCTCACCTCACAGAACTTCACTCCT GAGCAGCAGGTGATGGTGTACCagatgctgcagcagcagcagagacaaagGGAGCTGCAGCGCCTCACGCTGACAGGATCGCTCACCTCCACCCCGACCTCACCCATGATCGCCCAGTCACCCAACCTGCTGTCCTCAGCTACAGCCTCACCCCTGCAGGGCGGCCAAGGAAACAGCCTCTTTGGCCTGCAGGAGACTGCACTTCACAAGCCTGGG gctgcaggagagaaggGTGGAGACAAGAACGGCTAA